Proteins co-encoded in one Astatotilapia calliptera chromosome 18, fAstCal1.2, whole genome shotgun sequence genomic window:
- the mep1bb gene encoding meprin A subunit beta isoform X1 — MAGREPTGVLILYTACLLCGTTLCLPAAKLLVYDVDGGRDLDIFDINEEAGLNLAEGDIVLDEKQPRNSIIGEEYRWPKTIPYYMQDDLEINAKGVILKAFEQYRLKTCIDFKPWSGEANYISVFKGDGCFSSVGNRHVGKQRLSIGTNCDHIATIEHEFLHALGFWHEQSRADRDDYVEIMWDRITEGKGHNFNTYDDTTSSSLGVPYDYSSMMHYSKTAFKNGMEPTIVTKIPAFSDIIGQRMEFSDSDLLKLNRLYNCTQGSTFLDSCDFERENICGMIQGQGDQADWDRVTTATGGPDTDYSNMGKCTGSGYFMHFSTGRANTGDKALLESRLLYPKRGYQCLQFFYYNSAGPSDTLKVYVREYDKANPNGSLRLIKTIEGSPQELWQLHHVSLDAKMKFRVVFEGTKVEAGPPSGGQSLDDINVSETTCPEFIWRVKNFSHVMENTPINTPIFSPLFTSKEGYTFQMMLYPSGREGYQGQLSAYAHLVAREGDTGQIWPCPWKQITMMLMDQHPHIQKRMSNQRSITTDPNMKAAGSDEFFWDDPRKVGVEVTDTDGSKYFLGPGYGTAAYLTHLRAKSRDFIKGGDAIFLLTMEDVSHLTVSQPLPPTTSQPVTITPSEVCYNVQCQNGGVCVVDEGKPACRCDVGDDWWYYGDRCQHRGSNSDKTTLALASSLSVLAVMLVVTVVSVICVKKKYKKRTNNNNNNAVILNSHAS; from the exons ATGGCAGGAAGGGAACCTACAGGTGTGCTCATCCTTTACACTGCATGCCTCCTTTGTGGTACCACACTCTGCTTG ccAGCAGCAAAATTATTAG TCTATGATGTGGACGGTGGACGGGACCTTGACATTTTTGATATCAATGAAG AGGCAGGGTTGAACCTTGCAGAAGGGGACATAGTTCTTGATGAG AAGCAACCCCGAAATTCTATAATAGGGGAAGAGTACAGGTGGCCAAAGACAATCCCATACTACATGCAAGATGACTTGG AGATCAATGCAAAAGGTGTGATTCTCAAGGCCTTTGAGCAGTACCGGCTCAAGACCTGCATCGACTTTAAGCCATGGAGTGGAGAAGCAAACTACATTTCTGTCTTTAAAGGGGATGG CTGTTTCTCCTCTGTTGGCAACCGGCATGTTGGGAAGCAGAGACTGTCTATAGGAACAAACTGTGACCACATTGCCACCATTGAACATGAGTTCCTTCATGCGCTGGGTTTCTGGCACGAGCAGTCCAGGGCAGACCGTGATGATTATGTCGAAATCATGTGGGACCGCATTACAGAGG GTAAAGGACACAATTTTAACACCTATGATGACACCACCTCCAGCTCTTTGGGCGTCCCCTACGACTACAGCTCCATGATGCACTACAGTAAAACTGCTTTTAAGAACGGCATGGAGCCCACCATCGTCACCAAGATCCCTGCTTTCAGTGACATCATTGGCCAGCGTATGGAGTTCAGCGACAGTGACCTGCTCAAGCTGAACCGCCTCTATAACTGCA CTCAAGGTTCCACCTTTCTGGACTCGTGCGACTTTGAACGTGAAAACATCTGTGGTATGATACAGGGACAAGGGGATCAGGCAGATTGGGACAGGGTTACAACAGCTACTGGAGGGCCTGACACTGATTACTCCAACATGGGCAAATGCACTG GCTCTGGGTATTTTATGCACTTCAGCACCGGCAGAGCCAATACTGGGGACAAAGCTCTGCTGGAAAGTAGATTGCTTTACCCCAAAAGAGGCTACCAATGTCTGCAGTTCTTCTATTACAACAGTGCTGGGCCCAGTGACACACTGAAGGTCTATGTCAGAGAGTATGACAAAGCTAACCCCAATGGAAGTCTGCGCCTTATAAAGACCATAGAAG GGTCCCCTCAGGAGCTTTGGCAACTGCACCACGTCAGTCTAGATGCTAAAATGAAATTCCGCGTAGTCTTTGAAGGGACCAAAGTGGAAGCTGGGCCCCCATCAGGTGGACAGTCTTTGGATGACATCAACGTTTCAGAGACCACCTGCCCAGAATTTATTTggagagttaaaaacttcagTCATGTTATGGAAAACACCCCAATAAACACACCTATATTTAGCCCCCTATTCACCTCTAAAGAGGGTTATACCTTCCAAATGATGCTTTACCCCAGCGGTAGAGAGGGCTACCAGGGGCAGTTGTCAGCCTATGCTCATCTGGTGGCCCGTGAAGGGGACACAGGACAGATATGGCCATGTCCTTGGAAACAGATAACCATGATGCTAATGGACCAGCATCCACATATTCAAAAGCGCATGTCCAACCAGCGCAGCATCACCACTGACCCCAACATGAAGGCAGCAG GCTCTGATGAATTTTTCTGGGATGATCCTCGTAAGGTCGGCGTTGAGGTCACAGATACAGACGGATCAAAGTATTTCCTAGGGCCAGGCTATGGAACTGCAGCGTATCTCACCCATCTCAGAGCTAAAAGCAGAGATTTTATCAAGGGAGGAGATGCCATCTTCCTCCTCACCATGGAGG ATGTGTCCCATTTAACTGTGAGCCAGCCCCTGCCTCCTACAACTTCACAGCCTGTCACCATCACACCTTCTGAAGTTTGCTACAATGTGCAATGCCAGAATGGCGGTGTCTGTGTCGTGGATGAAGGCAAACCTGCTTGCAG GTGTGACGTGGGTGACGACTGGTGGTACTACGGGGACAGATGTCAGCACAGAGGGTCCAACAGTGACAAAACCACCCTTGCACTTGCCTCTTCTCTATCTGTACTGGCAGTAATGTTGGTAGTTACAGTAGTCAGTGTCATCTGcgtgaagaaaaagtataaaaaacgcacgaataataataataataacgccGTCATCCTGAACTCACATGCTAGTTAG
- the mep1bb gene encoding meprin A subunit beta isoform X2, with product MVKPAAKLLVYDVDGGRDLDIFDINEEAGLNLAEGDIVLDEKQPRNSIIGEEYRWPKTIPYYMQDDLEINAKGVILKAFEQYRLKTCIDFKPWSGEANYISVFKGDGCFSSVGNRHVGKQRLSIGTNCDHIATIEHEFLHALGFWHEQSRADRDDYVEIMWDRITEGKGHNFNTYDDTTSSSLGVPYDYSSMMHYSKTAFKNGMEPTIVTKIPAFSDIIGQRMEFSDSDLLKLNRLYNCTQGSTFLDSCDFERENICGMIQGQGDQADWDRVTTATGGPDTDYSNMGKCTGSGYFMHFSTGRANTGDKALLESRLLYPKRGYQCLQFFYYNSAGPSDTLKVYVREYDKANPNGSLRLIKTIEGSPQELWQLHHVSLDAKMKFRVVFEGTKVEAGPPSGGQSLDDINVSETTCPEFIWRVKNFSHVMENTPINTPIFSPLFTSKEGYTFQMMLYPSGREGYQGQLSAYAHLVAREGDTGQIWPCPWKQITMMLMDQHPHIQKRMSNQRSITTDPNMKAAGSDEFFWDDPRKVGVEVTDTDGSKYFLGPGYGTAAYLTHLRAKSRDFIKGGDAIFLLTMEDVSHLTVSQPLPPTTSQPVTITPSEVCYNVQCQNGGVCVVDEGKPACRCDVGDDWWYYGDRCQHRGSNSDKTTLALASSLSVLAVMLVVTVVSVICVKKKYKKRTNNNNNNAVILNSHAS from the exons atggtgaag ccAGCAGCAAAATTATTAG TCTATGATGTGGACGGTGGACGGGACCTTGACATTTTTGATATCAATGAAG AGGCAGGGTTGAACCTTGCAGAAGGGGACATAGTTCTTGATGAG AAGCAACCCCGAAATTCTATAATAGGGGAAGAGTACAGGTGGCCAAAGACAATCCCATACTACATGCAAGATGACTTGG AGATCAATGCAAAAGGTGTGATTCTCAAGGCCTTTGAGCAGTACCGGCTCAAGACCTGCATCGACTTTAAGCCATGGAGTGGAGAAGCAAACTACATTTCTGTCTTTAAAGGGGATGG CTGTTTCTCCTCTGTTGGCAACCGGCATGTTGGGAAGCAGAGACTGTCTATAGGAACAAACTGTGACCACATTGCCACCATTGAACATGAGTTCCTTCATGCGCTGGGTTTCTGGCACGAGCAGTCCAGGGCAGACCGTGATGATTATGTCGAAATCATGTGGGACCGCATTACAGAGG GTAAAGGACACAATTTTAACACCTATGATGACACCACCTCCAGCTCTTTGGGCGTCCCCTACGACTACAGCTCCATGATGCACTACAGTAAAACTGCTTTTAAGAACGGCATGGAGCCCACCATCGTCACCAAGATCCCTGCTTTCAGTGACATCATTGGCCAGCGTATGGAGTTCAGCGACAGTGACCTGCTCAAGCTGAACCGCCTCTATAACTGCA CTCAAGGTTCCACCTTTCTGGACTCGTGCGACTTTGAACGTGAAAACATCTGTGGTATGATACAGGGACAAGGGGATCAGGCAGATTGGGACAGGGTTACAACAGCTACTGGAGGGCCTGACACTGATTACTCCAACATGGGCAAATGCACTG GCTCTGGGTATTTTATGCACTTCAGCACCGGCAGAGCCAATACTGGGGACAAAGCTCTGCTGGAAAGTAGATTGCTTTACCCCAAAAGAGGCTACCAATGTCTGCAGTTCTTCTATTACAACAGTGCTGGGCCCAGTGACACACTGAAGGTCTATGTCAGAGAGTATGACAAAGCTAACCCCAATGGAAGTCTGCGCCTTATAAAGACCATAGAAG GGTCCCCTCAGGAGCTTTGGCAACTGCACCACGTCAGTCTAGATGCTAAAATGAAATTCCGCGTAGTCTTTGAAGGGACCAAAGTGGAAGCTGGGCCCCCATCAGGTGGACAGTCTTTGGATGACATCAACGTTTCAGAGACCACCTGCCCAGAATTTATTTggagagttaaaaacttcagTCATGTTATGGAAAACACCCCAATAAACACACCTATATTTAGCCCCCTATTCACCTCTAAAGAGGGTTATACCTTCCAAATGATGCTTTACCCCAGCGGTAGAGAGGGCTACCAGGGGCAGTTGTCAGCCTATGCTCATCTGGTGGCCCGTGAAGGGGACACAGGACAGATATGGCCATGTCCTTGGAAACAGATAACCATGATGCTAATGGACCAGCATCCACATATTCAAAAGCGCATGTCCAACCAGCGCAGCATCACCACTGACCCCAACATGAAGGCAGCAG GCTCTGATGAATTTTTCTGGGATGATCCTCGTAAGGTCGGCGTTGAGGTCACAGATACAGACGGATCAAAGTATTTCCTAGGGCCAGGCTATGGAACTGCAGCGTATCTCACCCATCTCAGAGCTAAAAGCAGAGATTTTATCAAGGGAGGAGATGCCATCTTCCTCCTCACCATGGAGG ATGTGTCCCATTTAACTGTGAGCCAGCCCCTGCCTCCTACAACTTCACAGCCTGTCACCATCACACCTTCTGAAGTTTGCTACAATGTGCAATGCCAGAATGGCGGTGTCTGTGTCGTGGATGAAGGCAAACCTGCTTGCAG GTGTGACGTGGGTGACGACTGGTGGTACTACGGGGACAGATGTCAGCACAGAGGGTCCAACAGTGACAAAACCACCCTTGCACTTGCCTCTTCTCTATCTGTACTGGCAGTAATGTTGGTAGTTACAGTAGTCAGTGTCATCTGcgtgaagaaaaagtataaaaaacgcacgaataataataataataacgccGTCATCCTGAACTCACATGCTAGTTAG